Below is a window of Methanomassiliicoccales archaeon DNA.
CTGTCACGAGGAATGATAACTGGAATAACTGGCTATCCGCTCTCTCACTCCCTTTCGCCCGAACTGCATCAAGCTGCCTTCGAGCACCTGGGGATAAGTGGAAGTTACCTGAGATTTCCAGCTGATTCAGGTGAGCTGGATAAGCTGCTGGAAATAATGAGGGAGTTGAGGATAAGGGGAATCAATGTGACCATACCCCACAAAGAGGCCATCATCCCACTTCTGGACGAAGTTGATGACACGGCAAGGAGGGCCGGTGCCGTCAACACAGTCGTGAATCAGGATGGACGGCTGGTAGGCCTAAACACGGATATCGATGGAGTGGCTGGCACCTTTTCTGGCGCTGGGATATCACCCGAGGGAAAAAGGGCTCTCGTTCTGGGGGCTGGAGGCGTAGCCAAAGCCTGCTGCGCCTTCCTGGCTGAAGGCGAGGCCTCGTTGTCGGTCGTGAACAGGTCCAAGGAGAGAGCTGAAAAACTGGCAGAGCAGTTCCCGGGAACAGATGTTCTCTCGGAGGAGGAGGCGTTGAGAGCGGAATTTGACATCGTGATCAACTGCACACCCCTGGGAATGAAGGGATTCCCTGACGAGCTGCCCATTGATCCAGGAATTTTCCATGAGGGTCAGTTCGTGATGGACACCATTTACAATCCACCCAAAACTAAGTTCCTGGTGGAGGCAGAGAGAAAGGGTGCCCTCACCAGATCAGGAATCGAAATGTTAATCTATCAGGCACTCTCTGCTTTTGAAGTCTGGACTGGATTGTCACCTCCCTACGAGGTCATGGCTAGAGCAATAAGGGAAGAATTGGAATGAAGGGCGAGGCTATCTGTCACGGAGCGGCCACCATAGTCAACGCCATAGCTCTTGGCAAAGGGGCCGCCTTTGGAATCGATCTGCACACGAGTGCGGAGGTAGAGCTCATACCAGATGGAGAGATAGAGATCGTAATGGAGGAGAACGAGAATCCCTCGCTTGCGATAAGATGCTTCGAGAATGTTCTCTCTCTGTTCGCACCTAATGAGTATTTGGGAGCCGTAATCAGAACTAGGTCTAACATCCCAATCTCCAGAGGTTTGAAGAGCAGCAGTGCCGCGGCCAACGCCATCGTCCTGGCCACGCTTAATGCCCTGGAGATTGAGCTTGATCCGTTGGAAGCGGTGAAGATAGGGACCAAGAGCGCCGTGGAGGCTGGTGTGTCGGTTACAGGTGCCTTCGATGACGCGACCGCCTCTCTTCTTGGAGGCGTTGTTGTAACCGACAATGACCGTGAGATTATTCTCAAGAGGGACATTTTACCTGATGACATCAAGGTCCTCCTTCACGTCCCGGACTTCAAGATCAGGAAGCGAAATCTACCCCTGGATCGGATAAAATCAATGGCTCCAATAGCCAAGACGGCGCTGGATCTCGCCATGGAAGGTGATTACTTCTGGGCAATGACCCTGAACGGAATATGCTTCTCGGCCGCTTTGGGCCTTGACCAGGAACTTGCTATGGAGGCAATGCACAAAGGGGCTCTCGCAGCTGGCGTCTCGGGAACAGGCCCAGCAACAGCCATATTGGTGAAAGAGGATGTAGTTGATGAGCTGCTCGCAGACCTCGATTCCTGGGATTTGAGGGTGGTGGAACTATATCAGGGGGATCCTGCTTGAGACTGAGGGTGATGCCAGGAGATGTTGAAGGGGCTATTCCAGCCTCGCCTTCCAAGAGCTATTCCCACCGGGTCATGATCCTAGCGATGATGGCACACGGGACCTCGGTTCTGAAAAGGGTGCTCCTCAGTGACGACACTCTTTCCACTCTTAACGCGGTGAGACAGTTCGGGGCCAAGGTCCTGGTGAAGGGAGATACCTGCCGGATCAAGGGGGGTCACATGGAATGCCCAGATGACCCTGTGGACGCGGGCAACTCGGGAACCACTATACGGCTGCTCACAGGCGTGGCGTCACTCCTGCCCTGCACCACAGTGCTCACTGGAGACAGCAGCATCCGGAGAAGGCCCATGGGCCCTCTTATCGATGCGCTACAGGAGATGGGGGTGACCTGCATCCCGACTCAGGCTGAAGGTAGGGCCCCCCTGATGGTCAGGGGACCCAACTACGGGAGGCGGGCTCACATCAGAGGAGACGTCAGCTCCCAGTTCATATCCTCTCTTCTGATATGCTCCCCACTTAAGGATGTGGACACCGAGATAGTGCTCACTTCTCCTTTGATCTCGTCCCCATACGTGGACATCACCGTGGAGCTGATGGAGCAGTTCGGAGGTGAAGTTGAGATCACCGAAGAGGGTTTCAAAGTGTCGGGTGGTCAAATATACATGCCAGCGACTTTAGAGGTTCCCGGGGATTTCTCCTCAGCGGCCTTTCCCCTGGTCACCGCAGCGCTGCGGGGAAGGGTAACGGTCACCGGATTGACCGAGAAGACCAAGCAGGGAGACAAGGCCATCCTGGACATCCTGGAGAGCTTTGGCGCCATAGTGAAGCGAAGGGAGAGGGAGATCGAGGTCTGCCCCTCAGACCTGCATGGTCAGGAAGTTGACCTTTCGAGCTGTCCGGATCTGTTCCCCGTTGTTGCGGTTCTCGCAGCTTGTTCAACAGGAAGGTCAGTACTTTGCAACGCAAGCCATCTTCGTCACAAGGAAAGTGACAGAATCCGTACAACTGTTGATATGCTTAGGAAGATGGGAGCAAAGGTTGAAGAGCGAGAAGATGGTTGCATCGTGGAAGGTCCTAACAGGCTTAGGGGGGCCATCATCGACCCTCACGGTGACCACAGAATATTGATGGCTGCCTCGGTAGCGGCCCTGGTTGCCGAGGGAGAGACCATCATCGGAGATGGCGACTGCTATGCTGTCTCCTACCCCAGCTTCGTTCAGGACATGGTCACGCTCGGGGCGAGGATCGAGGTGATGGAATGAACACCATCGGAACCGCATTCAGGATAACCCTTTTCGGGAGCAGTCACGGGCCAGCAGTGGGCTGCACGGTAGACGGATGTCCACCAGGGATCCAGATCCAGAGGGAGGACATGGAGAGCGACCTCTCACTGCGAAGGCCAGAGCCTGGTATAGGCACGGCGAGAAGGGAGGAGGATACCATTAGCATCATTTCTGGGGTGGTCGACTCTGTGAGCACTGGCACACCCATCACCATTACAATCGCCAATCGAGACGTGGACAGCTCGAAGTATATCAAATTCAAGAGGATTCCCAGACCAGGTCACGCTGATTTCCCAGCGATCATGAGGTACGGGGAAGCGCACGACATCAGGGGCGGTGGACAATTCTCGGGAAGGATGACAGCCCCTCTGGTGGTGGCAGGGACCGTTGCCAAGGCTCTCCTATCGACTTTAGCGATCGAAGTGGCAGCTTATACCCAATCTATAGGGAAAGTGGTGGACGATGATGCCCACGACTTTCAGCATGTCCTGGAAGAGAGTCGACGGAACTCGATAAGAGCTGCTTCGGCAGAGATGGCCGAATTGATGAGGGATGAGATCCTCTCCGCCGCGGAGGACGACGACAGCGTGGGTGGCTCCATCCAGTGTCAATGCGATGGCCTGCCCGTGGGAGTGGGCGAGCCCTTCTTCGACACATTGGAGGGAGAGATATCGAAGATGCTGTTCTCCATTCCGGGCGTGAGGGGAGTGGAGTTCGGATCTGGCTTCCGGGCGACAATAATGAGGGGTTCGGAGCACAACGACCCATACGCGGTCCTCGAGGGGCAGGTAATCACGGTGACCAACCATCATGGAGGGGTACTGGGTGGACTGTCCACCGGAATGCCGCTCATGATCAGGGTGGCTTTCAAGCCCACTGCCTCAATAGCCAAGGAGCAAAACAGCGTTGACCTGACTACCATGAGGGAAACCAGTCTTAGGATTGAGGGAAGGCATGATCCATGCATTGTTCCAAGAGCCGTGGTGGTTGTCGAGGCTGTCGTGGCCATTGTACTCGCTGACCTATGCTTGAGGGGTGGTTTCATTGGATGAGCTATCCTTGCTCAGGGAAAGGATAGCATCTGCCGATCGCAAGATCATGGAGATCATGGCCAGGAGGGAGGAGATAGCCCGTGCGATCGGTCATTACAAACTCTCAAATAATATTCCCATTAGGAACCTGGAGGTCGAGGAGAAGGTTGTGGAGAGATACCTAGACCTTGCCAGAGGGCTAGGGATAGGAGAGAGAACCGCGGTGGATCTTGCCCGGGTGACCATCAAAGATGCCGTTGAGGTTCAGAGCCAGATCATGAAACCTTCAGAGTCCAAAAGCATCCTGGTGGTAGGCGGTGCCGGAAAGATGGGCACCTGGCTGAGCAGTTATTTCCATTCAAGAGGACACGAGGTCATGGTCCTCGACCCAGATGGAAAGACCGATTTCGATAGGGCACCCTCGCTCCAGGAGGGCATCGATAAATCCGATGTGATAGTGGTGGCTACCCCAATGTCAAAGATGGCGGAGGTCCTGCTGGAGATCTTTGAGCTTCAGCCCCAAGGGGTGATCTTCGACATAGCCTCCATCAAATCACCTATTATTCCTTTGCTAAGGGAATCAGCATCCCAGGGAATCAAGGTGTGTAGCGTTCACCCTATGTTCGGTCCCGATGCGGTTTCGCTCTATGACCGGAATGTGCTCGTATGCGATTGCGGCTCACGTGAGGCCGTCATTGTGGGAAAGGAACTATTCGAGGGGACGGGAGCCCTGATGCTGGAGGTCGAGGTTGAAAGGCACGACGAGTTGATGTCGTTCGTTCTCGGGTTGAGTCACGCGGTGAGCCTGGCCTTCTTCAAGGCACTGGCCGGATCTGGTTTCGATCACCAGACTCTGGAAAGGGCTGCGTCTACCACATTCAGGAAGCAGATGGATACCTCCAGGGACGTGGCGTTCGAGAACCCTGAGCTCTATTTCGACATACAGAATCGGAATCCCCATGCAAGCAGGGCGCTTGAACTCCTTGGTGATGCCGTGGACAGGATAATGGAATCAGCGGTTGATGGAGACAGGGAATCATTCATCAAGATCATGGAAGATGGAAGGGTATACTTCGGAGGGATTGAGTGAGTAATGTGCAAGTTGCAGTTCTAGGTGCGACCGGAATGATCGGTCAGAGATTCATACAGCTCCTGGAAGGGCACCCGTTCTTCGAGATCAACGGGCTCTATGCCTCAGAGAGATCGGATGGAAAGAGGGTCTCCCAGGTGCTCAAGGTAAAGGACTACGAGTTCGATCAAGAAACACTGAACACGGAGATCAAGCAGATAGATATCAAGAAGATCGCTGGATCCTGCCGGATCGCCTTCTCCGGACTTCCAGCGGAAATCGCCAAGGACATTGAGCATGACCTCGCCGAAGAGGGCGTAGCGGTCTTCTCCAACGCATCCTCCCACCGCATGAGGGATGATGTGCCCCTGCTGATACCTGAGGTCAACCCTGACCATCTTGAGGTGGTACGCTACCAGGGGACATACGACAACGGAGGTTTCATTGTCACCAA
It encodes the following:
- a CDS encoding prephenate dehydrogenase/arogenate dehydrogenase family protein, with the translated sequence MDELSLLRERIASADRKIMEIMARREEIARAIGHYKLSNNIPIRNLEVEEKVVERYLDLARGLGIGERTAVDLARVTIKDAVEVQSQIMKPSESKSILVVGGAGKMGTWLSSYFHSRGHEVMVLDPDGKTDFDRAPSLQEGIDKSDVIVVATPMSKMAEVLLEIFELQPQGVIFDIASIKSPIIPLLRESASQGIKVCSVHPMFGPDAVSLYDRNVLVCDCGSREAVIVGKELFEGTGALMLEVEVERHDELMSFVLGLSHAVSLAFFKALAGSGFDHQTLERAASTTFRKQMDTSRDVAFENPELYFDIQNRNPHASRALELLGDAVDRIMESAVDGDRESFIKIMEDGRVYFGGIE
- the aroA gene encoding 3-phosphoshikimate 1-carboxyvinyltransferase, producing MRLRVMPGDVEGAIPASPSKSYSHRVMILAMMAHGTSVLKRVLLSDDTLSTLNAVRQFGAKVLVKGDTCRIKGGHMECPDDPVDAGNSGTTIRLLTGVASLLPCTTVLTGDSSIRRRPMGPLIDALQEMGVTCIPTQAEGRAPLMVRGPNYGRRAHIRGDVSSQFISSLLICSPLKDVDTEIVLTSPLISSPYVDITVELMEQFGGEVEITEEGFKVSGGQIYMPATLEVPGDFSSAAFPLVTAALRGRVTVTGLTEKTKQGDKAILDILESFGAIVKRREREIEVCPSDLHGQEVDLSSCPDLFPVVAVLAACSTGRSVLCNASHLRHKESDRIRTTVDMLRKMGAKVEEREDGCIVEGPNRLRGAIIDPHGDHRILMAASVAALVAEGETIIGDGDCYAVSYPSFVQDMVTLGARIEVME
- the aroE gene encoding shikimate dehydrogenase, whose translation is MICASIVEADIEAAIRAAREAERRLADLVEIRFDLMDSISEDLSPFEELGVPTIATLRTEEEGGRFTGTLEQRLAFFERAVEHFDLIDLEIDSQMHSNLRGRGARIICSTHRFDPGASVKEILDLLEMEDCDLVKGAFMVDSISDLHAILVASRVLMERSKDFILIGMGELGAITRIRTCELGCSFTYASLELGKEAAPGQLDLKTLRELSRGMITGITGYPLSHSLSPELHQAAFEHLGISGSYLRFPADSGELDKLLEIMRELRIRGINVTIPHKEAIIPLLDEVDDTARRAGAVNTVVNQDGRLVGLNTDIDGVAGTFSGAGISPEGKRALVLGAGGVAKACCAFLAEGEASLSVVNRSKERAEKLAEQFPGTDVLSEEEALRAEFDIVINCTPLGMKGFPDELPIDPGIFHEGQFVMDTIYNPPKTKFLVEAERKGALTRSGIEMLIYQALSAFEVWTGLSPPYEVMARAIREELE
- the aroC gene encoding chorismate synthase; this encodes MNTIGTAFRITLFGSSHGPAVGCTVDGCPPGIQIQREDMESDLSLRRPEPGIGTARREEDTISIISGVVDSVSTGTPITITIANRDVDSSKYIKFKRIPRPGHADFPAIMRYGEAHDIRGGGQFSGRMTAPLVVAGTVAKALLSTLAIEVAAYTQSIGKVVDDDAHDFQHVLEESRRNSIRAASAEMAELMRDEILSAAEDDDSVGGSIQCQCDGLPVGVGEPFFDTLEGEISKMLFSIPGVRGVEFGSGFRATIMRGSEHNDPYAVLEGQVITVTNHHGGVLGGLSTGMPLMIRVAFKPTASIAKEQNSVDLTTMRETSLRIEGRHDPCIVPRAVVVVEAVVAIVLADLCLRGGFIG
- a CDS encoding shikimate kinase, with the protein product MKGEAICHGAATIVNAIALGKGAAFGIDLHTSAEVELIPDGEIEIVMEENENPSLAIRCFENVLSLFAPNEYLGAVIRTRSNIPISRGLKSSSAAANAIVLATLNALEIELDPLEAVKIGTKSAVEAGVSVTGAFDDATASLLGGVVVTDNDREIILKRDILPDDIKVLLHVPDFKIRKRNLPLDRIKSMAPIAKTALDLAMEGDYFWAMTLNGICFSAALGLDQELAMEAMHKGALAAGVSGTGPATAILVKEDVVDELLADLDSWDLRVVELYQGDPA